The following are encoded in a window of Nakamurella sp. A5-74 genomic DNA:
- a CDS encoding protein phosphatase 2C domain-containing protein: MVVPPVQLIWGAATDTGRVRLLNEDSMLAAPPVFVVSDGMGGHAAGDRASAIVVEEFGGLLPESPAALGAGWVRQRVVSAGLRIRDGEGGGATVCGVAVTEQDGAAYWLAFNIGDSRVYRWADGLLEQISVDHSYVQELVDAGDLDPAGMRTHPQRNVITRAVGMVGDDDIDCWLLPVRAGERLLVCSDGITGELRDPQIAALLAANDDPQQAADALIAEALAAGGRDNATALIVDVRSEDARPAPDGVFESGSDPAIGEWTVPREALGGTG; encoded by the coding sequence GTGGTGGTCCCGCCCGTGCAGCTGATCTGGGGTGCCGCCACCGACACCGGCAGGGTGCGGCTGCTGAACGAGGACTCCATGCTCGCCGCGCCGCCGGTGTTCGTGGTGTCCGACGGCATGGGCGGCCATGCCGCGGGCGACCGTGCCTCGGCGATCGTGGTGGAGGAGTTCGGCGGACTGCTGCCGGAATCCCCGGCCGCGCTCGGCGCCGGCTGGGTGCGGCAGCGGGTGGTCAGCGCCGGTCTGCGGATCCGCGACGGGGAAGGCGGCGGCGCCACCGTGTGCGGGGTGGCCGTCACCGAGCAGGACGGCGCCGCCTACTGGCTGGCCTTCAACATCGGTGACTCCCGGGTCTACCGCTGGGCCGACGGTCTGCTGGAGCAGATCAGCGTCGACCATTCCTACGTCCAGGAACTGGTGGACGCCGGTGACCTCGATCCAGCCGGGATGCGCACCCATCCCCAGCGCAACGTGATCACCCGGGCCGTCGGCATGGTCGGCGACGACGACATCGACTGCTGGCTGCTGCCCGTCCGCGCCGGCGAGCGGCTGCTGGTGTGCAGCGACGGCATCACCGGTGAGCTCAGGGATCCGCAGATCGCCGCGCTGCTCGCGGCCAACGACGATCCGCAGCAGGCTGCAGACGCGCTGATCGCCGAGGCCTTGGCCGCCGGTGGTCGGGACAACGCGACGGCCCTGATCGTCGACGTCCGGTCCGAGGATGCACGGCCGGCGCCCGACGGGGTGTTCGAGTCGGGATCCGATCCAGCGATCGGTGAATGGACCGTTCCCCGAGAAGCCTTGGGCGGCACGGGATGA